One Henriciella litoralis genomic window carries:
- a CDS encoding cupin domain-containing protein gives MTDACTYQSFMLDHVAGNLGKGMHVAATIHTLMSREGKEARQVWQSVKRALHTDTKSVKQDPTQDFLEEALTILDTDYDDVKWRRGLSGIKYSKVSEAGGKLMRLSPGDRVFEHGHSALEAMVVLEGCLKDGRGHYEAGELVLATPSVRHRPEAARNGACTCFVAQSDIPFWRLT, from the coding sequence ATGACAGATGCCTGCACCTATCAGTCGTTCATGCTGGATCATGTCGCAGGCAATCTTGGCAAGGGCATGCATGTCGCAGCCACCATCCACACGCTGATGTCTCGCGAGGGCAAAGAAGCGAGGCAGGTCTGGCAGAGCGTTAAACGCGCGCTCCATACGGATACGAAGTCCGTTAAACAGGATCCAACACAAGACTTCCTCGAGGAAGCCCTCACAATTCTCGATACAGACTATGACGACGTGAAATGGCGGCGCGGCTTGTCGGGTATAAAGTATTCCAAAGTCAGCGAGGCAGGCGGCAAACTGATGCGCCTCTCGCCAGGCGACCGCGTCTTCGAACATGGCCACAGCGCCCTCGAGGCGATGGTTGTGCTTGAAGGTTGCCTGAAAGACGGTCGCGGTCACTACGAGGCGGGCGAACTCGTGCTCGCAACACCTTCGGTGCGCCACAGACCCGAAGCCGCGAGGAACGGGGCCTGTACCTGCTTCGTTGCTCAGTCAGACATTCCATTCTGGAGACTCACTTGA
- a CDS encoding cysteine synthase A produces MILNSVLDAIGNTPLIKLQKVSEETGCTILGKAEFLNPGQSVKDRAALGIVRDAEASGELKPGGTIVEGTAGNTGIGLALVGSALGYRVVIVMPRTQSQEKKLAVKLLGAELIEVDAVPYSNPNHYARYSGRLAEELAKTEPNGAIWANQFDNIANLNAHYETTGQEIWTQTDGKVDGFICAVGSGGTLAGVAKALKEKNEAIKIGIADPGGAALYEYFKTGELRAEGTSITEGIGQGRITKNIEDLKVDYAYRCEDTEALHILYDLILNEGLCLGGSAGINIAGAVRLAKDMGPGHTIVTVLCDYGNRYQSKLFNPEFLRSKDLPVPPWMDK; encoded by the coding sequence ATGATATTGAATTCGGTTCTGGATGCGATCGGGAACACGCCGCTCATCAAGCTTCAGAAGGTTTCCGAAGAAACCGGCTGCACGATCCTTGGCAAAGCGGAGTTTCTGAACCCCGGACAGTCGGTAAAAGATCGCGCCGCCCTGGGCATTGTACGCGACGCCGAAGCGTCTGGTGAGCTTAAGCCGGGTGGGACGATTGTTGAGGGCACCGCGGGCAATACCGGTATTGGCCTCGCGCTGGTCGGCAGCGCTTTGGGCTATCGGGTCGTCATCGTGATGCCGCGCACGCAAAGCCAGGAAAAGAAACTGGCCGTTAAGTTGCTCGGCGCCGAACTCATCGAAGTCGATGCCGTGCCTTACTCCAATCCAAATCACTATGCCCGCTACTCTGGCCGCCTCGCTGAGGAATTGGCCAAAACCGAACCGAACGGAGCGATCTGGGCTAACCAGTTCGATAATATCGCCAACCTCAACGCCCATTACGAGACGACGGGACAGGAAATCTGGACCCAGACGGACGGCAAGGTTGACGGCTTTATCTGTGCGGTCGGCTCGGGCGGCACGCTTGCTGGTGTCGCGAAGGCGCTCAAAGAAAAGAATGAGGCCATCAAGATCGGTATTGCCGACCCGGGCGGCGCGGCGCTCTATGAGTACTTCAAGACCGGAGAGCTGAGAGCCGAAGGCACGTCGATCACTGAGGGGATCGGTCAGGGACGCATCACCAAGAACATTGAAGACCTGAAGGTCGATTATGCCTATCGATGTGAGGACACCGAGGCGCTTCACATCCTTTATGATCTCATTCTCAATGAAGGCCTTTGTCTTGGTGGCTCAGCCGGTATCAACATTGCCGGTGCTGTGCGCCTGGCGAAGGATATGGGACCCGGCCACACGATCGTGACGGTGCTCTGCGATTATGGAAATCGCTATCAATCAAAACTCTTCAATCCGGAATTTCTACGCAGCAAGGATCTGCCTGTTCCGCCATGGATGGACAAATAA
- a CDS encoding type III PLP-dependent enzyme, with translation MFKNDFASLARPAILPDASNRQGLPAFASVGDVLNAYEGDDAIFVLYPKKIAAAARTFLNGFPGTVLYAVKANPHPAVIKTLWTSGIRNFDVASTREVDLVRSIAPHAKLFLMHPVKSRATIRQAYEAGVRDFSFDSAEELQKMLEETGYAPDLTFHLRLALPKGNAAMPLSGKFGADRATAIELLKAARPHVAQLGVTFHVGSQCLDVEDYGRALSWVRSIVDDADVEIDSVDCGGGFPVAYPGMSHKPMGNYFAAIRTALRENGFDGLQILGEPGRALCAQGGSTLTRVELRKGADLYINDGSYGSLFDAAQCAWKFPVKLHRATPRIAEANEPFRFFGPTCDSLDVMEGPFELPGDIAEGDWIEVCHLGAYGQALSSRFNGFYSETTVAVMA, from the coding sequence ATGTTCAAAAACGATTTCGCGTCTCTGGCGCGTCCCGCAATTCTTCCCGATGCCTCCAACCGTCAAGGCCTCCCGGCCTTTGCGAGCGTTGGTGATGTGCTCAACGCCTATGAGGGCGATGACGCAATCTTTGTGCTTTACCCGAAGAAGATCGCGGCGGCCGCCCGGACGTTTCTCAACGGTTTTCCTGGCACTGTCCTTTATGCGGTGAAGGCGAACCCGCATCCCGCCGTTATCAAGACTCTCTGGACGAGCGGCATCCGCAATTTCGATGTCGCCTCGACACGTGAAGTTGATCTCGTTCGCTCGATTGCGCCGCATGCGAAACTCTTCCTCATGCACCCGGTCAAGTCGCGAGCCACGATCCGTCAGGCCTATGAGGCGGGCGTGCGTGATTTCTCGTTCGATAGCGCAGAAGAGCTTCAGAAGATGCTCGAGGAAACCGGCTACGCACCTGATCTGACATTCCACCTTCGTCTGGCGCTGCCAAAGGGCAATGCAGCGATGCCACTGTCTGGCAAGTTCGGCGCGGACCGGGCAACAGCGATCGAGTTGCTGAAAGCTGCGCGTCCGCACGTTGCCCAGCTGGGCGTCACCTTCCATGTCGGCTCTCAATGCCTGGACGTAGAAGACTATGGCCGTGCCCTGTCGTGGGTACGCTCGATCGTTGACGACGCCGACGTCGAAATCGATTCGGTCGATTGCGGTGGTGGCTTTCCCGTTGCGTATCCGGGCATGAGTCACAAGCCTATGGGCAATTACTTTGCCGCGATCCGGACGGCCCTTCGAGAGAACGGCTTCGACGGTCTGCAGATCCTCGGCGAACCCGGCCGGGCGCTCTGCGCTCAAGGTGGGTCTACGCTGACGCGTGTGGAGCTTCGCAAGGGCGCTGACCTCTACATCAATGATGGCAGCTATGGGTCTCTGTTTGATGCGGCTCAGTGCGCCTGGAAGTTTCCAGTCAAGCTTCACCGGGCGACCCCACGGATCGCTGAGGCCAATGAGCCGTTTCGTTTCTTTGGTCCGACGTGTGACAGCCTGGATGTCATGGAGGGGCCGTTTGAGCTGCCTGGTGACATTGCTGAAGGCGACTGGATCGAGGTTTGCCATCTCGGTGCCTATGGCCAGGCGCTCTCCTCGCGCTTCAACGGCTTCTACAGTGAAACCACTGTCGCTGTGATGGCGTAA
- a CDS encoding sulfurtransferase: protein MTDRSPLVSAQWLKDNLQAPDLRVIDASYFPAWTAASGAGKQAYDRGHIPGAVYFDIDEIADSNSELPHMLPDAVKFSSRVRKLGVGDGNRIVVYDANDFFASARVWWMFRAMGHEDVYVLDGGLRAWQAIEGELEDLPPVITGGRHFTPRVRADLLKSMDQVRAASKQKNAAILDARPAGRFSGSEKEPRPELKSGHIPGSANVPASKLVGADGKLAPKDELKALLDDYTSTAAIATCGSGVSAAVIALALAELGNWDAAIYDGSWSEWAASAENEIAVENA, encoded by the coding sequence ATGACCGACAGATCTCCGCTCGTTTCGGCCCAGTGGCTTAAAGATAATTTGCAGGCCCCGGACCTGCGCGTGATTGATGCCAGCTATTTCCCGGCGTGGACTGCGGCGTCGGGTGCTGGGAAGCAGGCCTATGATAGAGGCCATATTCCAGGAGCCGTCTATTTCGACATTGATGAGATTGCTGACAGCAATTCTGAGCTGCCGCACATGTTGCCGGATGCGGTGAAATTCTCATCGCGGGTCAGAAAGCTCGGCGTCGGTGATGGCAATCGGATCGTTGTTTATGATGCGAATGATTTTTTCGCCTCAGCGCGCGTATGGTGGATGTTCCGGGCGATGGGTCATGAAGATGTCTATGTGCTGGACGGTGGCCTCAGAGCCTGGCAAGCCATCGAAGGTGAGCTGGAAGACCTGCCGCCCGTCATCACGGGTGGACGACATTTTACGCCCCGCGTGCGAGCCGATCTGCTGAAGTCCATGGATCAGGTTCGAGCCGCGTCGAAGCAGAAGAATGCTGCGATACTGGATGCCCGGCCGGCGGGCCGCTTCAGTGGCTCTGAAAAAGAGCCGCGTCCTGAGCTGAAATCAGGTCATATACCAGGCAGCGCGAATGTACCCGCAAGCAAGCTGGTCGGCGCTGATGGTAAACTGGCCCCGAAGGACGAACTGAAAGCCTTGCTGGACGATTATACTTCAACTGCTGCTATTGCGACGTGCGGCTCAGGCGTTTCGGCGGCCGTTATTGCGCTCGCTCTGGCAGAGCTCGGAAATTGGGACGCAGCGATCTATGACGGATCCTGGTCTGAATGGGCCGCGTCAGCGGAAAATGAAATCGCAGTGGAAAACGCATGA
- a CDS encoding DUF6134 family protein — protein sequence MTRTCIQFALGSLLLAAVPLSATANENAPSETVDTNAPQAWQPEDGDVISFKVLRKGKPFGTHTVSFDVDSDGSFTATSEVELKAGFGPITLYRYELNTTETWEDGVLVGLEGQTNDDGDDEAVSASLEEGKLAVAGTGFEGAVPVGIIPSSHWNIQEAFSSKIISTQDGEILDVDVTTIGEDTVTVAGEEVPATHYRLVSDLTVDLWYDEQSRWVKLSFEARGQKIDYVLNALY from the coding sequence TTGACGAGAACATGCATTCAATTCGCTCTCGGTTCGCTTTTGCTGGCCGCAGTGCCGCTCTCTGCAACCGCGAATGAAAACGCGCCGTCCGAAACTGTGGATACAAACGCGCCACAAGCCTGGCAGCCTGAAGACGGCGATGTCATCAGCTTCAAGGTCTTGCGAAAGGGAAAGCCGTTCGGCACTCACACCGTGTCGTTCGACGTTGATAGCGATGGATCTTTCACGGCCACGTCTGAGGTCGAGCTGAAAGCTGGCTTCGGGCCGATCACCTTGTATCGCTATGAACTGAACACCACCGAAACGTGGGAAGATGGTGTGCTCGTCGGACTCGAAGGCCAAACAAATGATGACGGTGATGACGAAGCTGTTTCAGCCAGTCTGGAAGAGGGTAAACTCGCTGTCGCAGGCACTGGCTTCGAAGGCGCAGTGCCAGTGGGCATAATTCCTTCGAGCCACTGGAATATTCAGGAAGCCTTCAGCTCGAAGATCATCTCAACACAAGACGGTGAAATTCTTGATGTCGATGTGACAACGATCGGTGAAGACACGGTCACGGTTGCGGGCGAAGAAGTGCCAGCCACGCATTATCGTCTCGTCTCAGACCTGACGGTTGACCTCTGGTATGATGAGCAGTCGAGATGGGTGAAACTTAGTTTTGAAGCGCGCGGTCAAAAGATCGACTACGTTCTGAACGCACTCTACTAG
- the metC gene encoding cystathionine beta-lyase produces the protein MKLPTRLIHNRSGNPARRTVNPPVERASTVLLPDREQLYNAKPGYGRMGLSVHRELEAAMCELEGASDARLTPSGLSACAVAIASCVSAGDSVLLSDSVYGPTRRFCEKRLKTMGVEAQRFDPRNADGLVDLIRPDTRAIILEAPGSLTFEISDTPRLTSIARERGIATIMDNTWSAGVFCQPLALGVDISVQALTKYVVGHADAFGGAVMTSDARYAGAIDDLLEDWGISLGADDAYAALRGTRTLSTRLHHHQASALKLASWLQEQPLVSDVIHPALPSHPDHEFWKRDFTGSSGLFSFVLQAASNHEVDAFLSALEVFELGFSWGGFESLIIPCDEQLTRLPGDWTGDRNGWLMRVHAGLEDTRDLMEDLDRGFAALANVKNT, from the coding sequence ATGAAGCTACCAACGCGGCTGATACATAATCGGTCGGGCAATCCGGCGCGCCGCACTGTGAATCCGCCGGTGGAGCGCGCCTCAACCGTCCTTCTTCCTGACCGGGAGCAGTTGTACAACGCCAAGCCCGGCTATGGCCGGATGGGCCTGTCGGTCCATCGTGAGCTCGAAGCGGCTATGTGCGAGCTCGAAGGCGCATCGGATGCGCGGCTCACGCCTTCTGGCCTCAGTGCCTGCGCAGTTGCGATTGCGTCATGCGTGTCTGCTGGCGACTCGGTGCTGCTGTCTGATTCTGTTTATGGGCCGACGCGCCGTTTTTGTGAGAAACGTCTGAAGACAATGGGCGTGGAGGCACAGCGCTTTGATCCGAGGAATGCCGACGGACTTGTCGACCTCATTCGTCCGGATACTCGCGCAATCATTCTTGAGGCGCCGGGGTCTCTGACGTTCGAGATCTCAGACACGCCAAGACTTACGAGCATCGCGCGCGAGCGCGGCATTGCAACCATCATGGACAATACCTGGTCTGCAGGCGTTTTTTGCCAGCCTTTGGCCCTCGGCGTCGATATTTCTGTGCAGGCACTGACAAAATATGTGGTGGGTCATGCAGACGCATTTGGCGGCGCCGTGATGACGAGCGATGCACGGTATGCGGGTGCGATCGATGATCTGCTTGAGGACTGGGGCATATCGCTGGGCGCTGATGATGCGTACGCAGCCCTTCGCGGCACCCGCACGCTATCTACACGTCTCCACCATCATCAGGCATCTGCGCTGAAGCTGGCGTCCTGGCTTCAGGAGCAGCCACTGGTCAGCGATGTCATCCACCCTGCCCTGCCATCACATCCTGACCATGAATTCTGGAAGCGGGACTTTACGGGCAGCTCGGGCCTCTTTTCCTTCGTTCTGCAAGCAGCGTCGAATCATGAGGTCGACGCCTTCCTGTCAGCGCTTGAAGTCTTTGAACTTGGCTTTTCGTGGGGCGGCTTTGAGAGCCTGATTATCCCTTGTGACGAGCAATTGACGCGTCTGCCGGGTGACTGGACTGGCGACCGAAATGGATGGTTGATGCGCGTCCATGCTGGCCTAGAAGACACGCGTGATCTGATGGAAGATCTTGATCGCGGTTTCGCTGCGTTAGCTAACGTAAAAAATACTTGA
- a CDS encoding putative bifunctional diguanylate cyclase/phosphodiesterase codes for MSDIAQPKKKSSLFSSSLIKKINIPDEQLAVVQERQLSTVSDLIPVIGLANLVNAAVVVMSFWDTPANRLLSVWCFSMVFATTVMLVAYMRNRSQSANGFSEHSSTEHFASKLESSARFASVIGLLWGILPLLILPFTDHTNQLAVSSIVAGVMFAGVLLIGRIPEAAMGFLIPTVVGYIVGLQLGQDPRNDFLSVLALVYAVVLWTSSRWSYTQFVEQLLSGSAVKQQAQLIGLLLRDFEESTSDWLWQTDADGTLIEIPLPTLGEQKHFELMEQGVKLSGLFKSSEASATLSRALNRRQSFRDLSLEIESDGEGETWWSLTGKPIFDVNGQFQGFRGVASDVTQSKAIEDRIAFMAHFDPLTSLPNRAFLHEALEKATLRQIPEGACRALFWLDLDNFKWVNDTLGHPAGDELLCQVANRLRTTVPDQDVIARLGGDEFAILLELDSHELVLEQVERLSETLNRPYEIWGSIVHCGASIGVRIIEQHNMEIQTLLKHADLALYQAKDAGKRTWCIFTQDLADRAKARQVIELDLNTALENNELRLFFQPQLCAKTGEIIGCETLIRWQHPTRGLIGPDHFIQHAEDSGIITRLGDWALREALKAARRMPESMHIAVNISPLQIHSSSLVTTIINAIAANQIDPSRLELEITESVLMSDTEFTLERLKQLKDIGLRISLDDFGTGFSSLSYLRRFPFDKLKIDKSFVEDADHNNESRAITKATLQIAKALNMRCTAEGVETETQKQFLTEIGCDELQGYLISRPQPLDRLGHLFPILSEEEADARLEKRHEQGSKTAEIVSISEAGFAKRSAM; via the coding sequence ATGTCTGATATCGCGCAGCCAAAGAAAAAAAGTTCTCTGTTTTCGTCGAGCCTCATCAAGAAGATCAACATTCCTGATGAGCAACTGGCCGTTGTGCAGGAGCGTCAGCTCAGCACGGTCAGCGACTTGATCCCTGTTATTGGCCTGGCAAATCTCGTGAATGCCGCCGTTGTCGTGATGTCCTTCTGGGACACGCCGGCAAACAGGCTATTGAGTGTTTGGTGCTTCAGCATGGTGTTTGCCACCACGGTCATGCTCGTGGCCTATATGCGGAACCGCTCGCAGAGCGCGAATGGCTTCAGCGAGCATTCCTCGACGGAGCATTTCGCATCCAAGCTGGAAAGTAGCGCCAGATTTGCGTCCGTCATCGGGCTGCTTTGGGGCATCCTGCCTCTGCTGATTCTTCCATTTACCGACCATACGAACCAGCTTGCCGTCAGCTCGATCGTGGCCGGCGTCATGTTCGCCGGCGTGCTGCTCATTGGGCGGATACCTGAAGCGGCCATGGGGTTCCTCATACCCACCGTCGTGGGCTACATCGTCGGCCTGCAACTGGGCCAGGACCCGCGCAACGATTTCCTATCCGTTCTCGCTCTGGTCTATGCCGTCGTACTTTGGACATCATCGCGTTGGTCGTACACCCAGTTCGTGGAGCAACTTCTCAGTGGGTCAGCGGTAAAGCAGCAGGCGCAACTGATCGGACTACTTCTGCGCGATTTTGAAGAGAGCACGTCTGATTGGCTCTGGCAGACAGATGCCGACGGCACACTCATCGAAATACCACTTCCAACGCTTGGAGAACAAAAGCACTTCGAGCTCATGGAGCAGGGCGTAAAGCTTTCCGGGCTGTTCAAGAGCAGTGAGGCCAGCGCCACTCTATCGCGCGCCCTCAACCGACGTCAGAGCTTCCGCGATCTCTCGCTAGAAATTGAGAGCGACGGCGAGGGTGAGACCTGGTGGTCTCTGACTGGCAAGCCGATTTTTGACGTAAATGGTCAGTTTCAGGGCTTTCGCGGCGTTGCCTCGGATGTCACTCAGTCGAAAGCCATTGAAGACCGTATTGCGTTCATGGCGCACTTCGACCCGCTCACCTCTTTGCCAAATCGAGCCTTCCTGCATGAGGCGCTTGAAAAAGCGACCCTGCGACAGATACCGGAAGGCGCCTGCCGGGCCTTGTTCTGGCTGGACCTCGATAACTTCAAATGGGTCAACGACACGCTTGGGCACCCAGCAGGCGACGAGCTGCTTTGTCAGGTGGCCAACCGTTTACGGACTACAGTCCCGGATCAAGACGTTATTGCGAGATTGGGGGGCGATGAATTCGCCATCCTGCTTGAGCTGGACAGCCACGAACTGGTTCTGGAGCAAGTCGAGCGCCTCAGTGAAACACTAAACCGGCCCTATGAAATCTGGGGGTCGATTGTGCATTGCGGCGCGAGCATCGGTGTTCGCATCATCGAGCAGCACAATATGGAAATTCAGACCCTGCTGAAACATGCTGATCTTGCGCTGTATCAGGCCAAGGATGCCGGTAAGCGCACCTGGTGCATATTCACCCAGGACTTGGCCGACCGGGCCAAGGCTCGGCAAGTCATCGAACTCGATCTGAACACTGCGCTTGAAAATAATGAGCTGCGTCTGTTTTTCCAGCCACAGCTTTGCGCCAAGACGGGCGAAATCATCGGCTGTGAGACCCTGATCCGCTGGCAGCACCCCACACGGGGGCTCATCGGACCTGATCACTTCATCCAGCACGCCGAGGACAGTGGCATCATCACGCGTCTGGGAGACTGGGCGTTGCGGGAGGCTCTGAAGGCTGCGCGGCGCATGCCTGAGAGCATGCACATTGCAGTCAACATCTCGCCCCTGCAGATCCATAGTTCAAGCCTGGTCACGACGATCATCAACGCAATCGCTGCGAATCAGATCGATCCATCACGCCTTGAGCTGGAAATCACCGAGTCGGTCTTGATGAGTGATACCGAATTTACCCTTGAGCGGCTGAAACAGCTCAAGGATATCGGGCTTCGGATCTCACTTGATGATTTCGGCACGGGCTTCTCGTCTCTCAGCTATCTGCGCCGCTTCCCATTCGACAAGCTCAAGATTGATAAGAGCTTCGTTGAAGACGCAGACCACAACAATGAAAGCCGCGCGATTACCAAGGCCACTCTGCAGATTGCAAAAGCCCTGAACATGCGCTGCACGGCCGAAGGCGTTGAAACGGAAACCCAGAAACAGTTTCTGACTGAAATCGGCTGTGATGAGCTCCAGGGCTATCTGATCAGCCGGCCACAACCGCTGGATAGACTGGGTCACCTGTTTCCGATCCTGTCTGAGGAAGAGGCTGACGCGCGACTTGAGAAGCGGCATGAGCAAGGCAGCAAGACTGCTGAGATTGTCTCGATATCAGAAGCGGGTTTTGCCAAACGCTCCGCGATGTAG
- a CDS encoding crotonase/enoyl-CoA hydratase family protein yields MAERITVTKSGGVADVKLSRADKMNALDDAMFSALLETAEELAKDESVRCVVMSGDGRAFCAGLDMGNFGKMAEGTGGTPAGKQKLEPRTHGITNRAQQAVWGWRELPVPVIAAVHGVALGGGFQVMLGSDIRIVHPETKLSIMEIKWGLVPDMAGTPIMRSLCRDDRLRELTYTGRIFSGVEAADYGFATEVSESPYDRAMEMANLIAGKNPDAIRADKQIFNSLADMTEAEALLQESILQDKLIGSKNQIEAIMAELGKRPANFTDGR; encoded by the coding sequence ATGGCCGAGCGGATTACAGTTACGAAATCGGGCGGCGTTGCCGACGTCAAACTCTCGCGCGCAGACAAGATGAATGCGCTGGATGATGCGATGTTTTCCGCCTTGCTGGAGACAGCAGAAGAGCTGGCCAAGGACGAGAGCGTTCGCTGTGTTGTCATGTCGGGCGATGGCCGCGCCTTCTGCGCTGGGCTCGATATGGGCAATTTCGGCAAGATGGCTGAAGGGACTGGCGGTACACCAGCCGGTAAGCAGAAGCTGGAGCCTCGTACACACGGCATCACCAATCGCGCCCAGCAGGCTGTGTGGGGATGGCGCGAGTTGCCCGTGCCGGTCATCGCTGCAGTGCATGGTGTCGCGCTCGGGGGCGGCTTCCAGGTGATGCTCGGGTCAGATATCCGGATCGTTCATCCGGAGACGAAACTGTCAATTATGGAGATCAAGTGGGGACTGGTGCCGGATATGGCCGGGACGCCGATCATGCGCTCTCTCTGCCGCGACGACCGCCTTCGCGAGCTAACCTATACCGGCCGTATCTTTTCGGGCGTTGAGGCAGCCGATTATGGCTTTGCGACGGAGGTCTCTGAGAGCCCGTATGACCGCGCGATGGAGATGGCTAATCTGATTGCCGGCAAGAACCCGGATGCCATCAGAGCCGACAAGCAGATCTTCAACAGTCTTGCCGATATGACGGAAGCTGAAGCCCTGCTCCAGGAATCGATTTTGCAGGACAAGCTTATCGGCAGCAAGAATCAGATTGAAGCCATCATGGCTGAGCTTGGTAAGCGCCCGGCAAACTTCACCGACGGTCGCTAA
- a CDS encoding 1,9-bis(guanidino)-5-aza-nonane synthase produces the protein MADNTNRKAELLSKVVEHIDITSFDARPIVESMGKMSFTSRDLARATDIFNMAVEDEDCSIILTLAGSTSAGGCMHVYRDLVKYGLVDCIVATGASIVDMDFFEALGYKHYQAPESVDDNILRDLYIDRIYDTFIDEEELQSCDHTILEIANSLEPRPYSSREFIWEMGKWLKTNAVKKNSLIETCYDHNVPIFVPAFSDCSAGFGLVKHQVENPGNYMSIDSVADFRELTDVKIAAGSTGLLMVGGGVPKNFVQDTVVCAEILGKECEMHKYAVQITVADTRDGACSSSTLKEAASWGKVQTVYEQMVFAEAGSVIPLLASASWHKGEWKKRKPREFAKLFL, from the coding sequence ATGGCCGATAACACCAACCGCAAGGCGGAATTGCTGAGCAAAGTCGTCGAGCACATCGACATTACATCTTTCGACGCCCGTCCAATTGTCGAATCGATGGGTAAGATGTCCTTCACATCGCGCGACCTTGCGCGCGCTACGGACATTTTCAACATGGCGGTCGAGGATGAAGACTGCTCAATCATCCTTACGCTGGCCGGCTCAACGTCCGCCGGCGGCTGCATGCACGTCTATCGCGACCTCGTGAAGTACGGTCTCGTCGATTGTATCGTGGCAACCGGCGCGTCCATCGTCGACATGGATTTCTTTGAAGCGCTTGGGTACAAGCACTATCAGGCGCCTGAGTCCGTTGACGACAACATTCTGCGCGATCTCTATATCGACCGTATCTACGATACGTTCATCGATGAAGAAGAGCTGCAGTCCTGCGACCATACCATTCTGGAAATTGCCAACAGCCTGGAGCCACGCCCCTATTCTTCCCGTGAATTCATCTGGGAGATGGGCAAATGGCTCAAGACCAATGCCGTCAAAAAGAACTCACTGATCGAGACCTGCTACGACCACAACGTTCCGATCTTCGTGCCGGCCTTCTCTGACTGCTCTGCCGGTTTTGGTCTGGTGAAGCACCAGGTTGAAAATCCGGGCAACTACATGTCGATCGATAGCGTTGCGGACTTCCGTGAGCTGACTGATGTGAAGATCGCCGCTGGAAGCACCGGCCTTCTGATGGTCGGCGGCGGCGTGCCGAAGAACTTCGTTCAGGACACGGTTGTCTGTGCTGAAATCCTCGGCAAGGAGTGCGAGATGCACAAATATGCCGTGCAGATCACGGTTGCCGACACGCGCGACGGTGCCTGCTCGTCTTCGACGCTGAAAGAAGCCGCAAGCTGGGGCAAGGTTCAGACGGTCTATGAGCAGATGGTTTTCGCCGAAGCCGGTTCGGTTATTCCTCTGCTGGCCTCTGCGTCCTGGCACAAGGGCGAGTGGAAGAAGCGTAAACCCCGCGAGTTCGCGAAACTGTTTCTCTAG